A stretch of Lepidochelys kempii isolate rLepKem1 chromosome 14, rLepKem1.hap2, whole genome shotgun sequence DNA encodes these proteins:
- the TMEM220 gene encoding transmembrane protein 220: MRLSLVFGFCDSVLCLSRGGVRGRPPPRYPHHRGPSPAPLRTRRPGSPAPSAPGPSRARPGEVELGAACTMAGSGAGPGRLWRLCNLLMAAFFGLAAAVQINDPDAGLWIVVYIVPAVLTLLVGLNPSITDNVIWRSLSDLHSAACLVGTVALGCSLFAYAESNILHEEEGRELFGLVIITIWMNLCRNSAKNPLGGIRLMVAISLSLFPFVTWLYIYMNSEMRSSWPTHCKTVI; this comes from the exons ATGCGGCTGAGCCTTGTCTTTGGCTTTTGCGACTCCGTCCTATGTCTTTCCCGGGGGGGGGTCCGAGGCCGCCCGCCGCCCCGTTACCCCCACCATCGGGGACCGAGCCCCGCCCCGTTACGCACCCGCCGACCAGGGAGCCCCGCCCCGTCAGCCCCGGGTCCGAGCCGGGCCCGCCCAGGCGAGGTGGAGCTCGGCGCGGCCTGCACCATGGCGGGGAGcggcgccgggccgggccgcctGTGGAGACTCTGCAACCTGCTCATGGCCGCCTTCTTCGGGCTGGCGGCCGCCGTGCAG ATAAATGACCCTGATGCAGGACTGTGGATA GTGGTCTACATTGTACCTGCTGTCCTTACGCTGCTTGTTGGCCTTAATCCGTCAATTACAG ATAATGTCATCTGGAGGAGCCTGTCAGATCTGCATTCTGCTGCTTGTTTAGTTGGAACCGTTGCCTTGGGGTGCTCTTTGTTCGCTTATGCAGAAAGTAACATCTTGCATGAAGAGGAAGGAAG gGAGTTGTTTGGTCTGGTGATTATTACAATATGGATGAATCTTTGCCGCAATTCAGCAAA AAATCCCCTGGGTGGAATTCGTCTGATGGTCGCAATTtctctctcgctcttcccctttGTAACATGGCTTTACATTTACATGAACTCAGAGATGCGATCATCCTGGCCAACTCACTGCAAAACTGTGATTTAA